A window from Corynebacterium accolens encodes these proteins:
- a CDS encoding rhomboid family intramembrane serine protease — MTMGGTSRNQLASTSTNNRGRGRISTGLSLALGFLAVEWSVHLINAVVFGGGLSNYGIRPLDVDGLWGIITAPLLHGSLEHLMSNSLPGALFCFLIGLSGRRVWWEVTLITTVVAGLGTWFLGGAGTSHIGASGLVYGWLAYLVVRGVFNRSLLQIILGIILGFSYSGLIWGVLPVAEGISWQGHLFGALGGVLAGMFITSDDPAKAGRK; from the coding sequence ATGACTATGGGTGGAACTTCACGTAATCAGCTGGCGTCGACCAGCACGAACAACCGCGGCCGTGGCCGCATCAGCACCGGCCTATCCTTGGCCCTGGGGTTCCTCGCAGTGGAGTGGTCGGTCCACCTCATCAACGCCGTCGTCTTCGGCGGCGGGCTGTCCAATTACGGCATCCGCCCGCTCGACGTGGATGGCCTGTGGGGCATTATCACGGCGCCGCTCTTGCACGGCAGCCTGGAGCACTTGATGTCCAACTCGTTGCCGGGTGCCCTGTTTTGCTTCCTCATTGGCTTGTCCGGGCGCAGGGTGTGGTGGGAGGTCACCTTGATCACCACCGTGGTAGCGGGCCTTGGAACGTGGTTCTTGGGCGGGGCCGGTACCTCGCATATCGGCGCGTCCGGGCTGGTCTATGGTTGGCTGGCCTACCTCGTGGTGCGCGGCGTCTTCAATCGCTCCCTGCTGCAGATCATTTTGGGCATTATCCTGGGCTTTTCCTATTCCGGACTGATTTGGGGCGTGCTGCCCGTCGCCGAGGGTATTAGCTGGCAAGGCCACCTCTTCGGCGCCCTGGGCGGCGTACTGGCCGGTATGTTCATCACCTCCGATGATCCGGCAAAGGCAGGGAGGAAATAA
- the murI gene encoding glutamate racemase: protein MPNASSPIGIFDSGVGGLTVARAVMEQLPQESVIYMGDTAHGPYGPRPISQVRAFSQDIADKLVERGCKMLVIACNTATAAFLHDARERYDIPIVEVIHPAVRRAMSTTRNGKIGVIGTEGTIKSGAYQDLFAVNPNVEAVAAACPDFVPFVERGITAGRQILGVAEGXLAPLQAQGVDTLVLGCTHYPLLTGIIQLAMGENVSLVASSEETTKDVMRLLTETDMLAPEGNQPVHSFESTGDPEVFAQLATRFLGPQIG, encoded by the coding sequence ATGCCTAACGCATCGTCTCCCATCGGCATCTTTGACTCGGGCGTCGGCGGGCTGACCGTGGCCCGCGCGGTGATGGAGCAGCTGCCGCAAGAATCCGTTATTTATATGGGCGATACCGCCCACGGCCCCTACGGGCCGCGGCCCATCTCGCAGGTGCGGGCCTTTTCCCAGGATATTGCCGATAAGCTGGTAGAGCGTGGCTGCAAGATGCTCGTCATAGCCTGCAATACCGCCACCGCAGCCTTCCTGCACGATGCCCGCGAGCGCTACGATATCCCCATCGTGGAGGTCATCCACCCGGCCGTGCGCCGCGCCATGTCCACCACGCGCAATGGCAAGATTGGCGTTATCGGCACTGAGGGCACCATCAAATCCGGCGCGTACCAGGACCTTTTCGCGGTTAACCCCAATGTTGAGGCGGTAGCCGCCGCCTGTCCGGACTTCGTGCCCTTTGTCGAGCGCGGGATTACGGCAGGCCGCCAAATCCTCGGCGTCGCCGAGGGGKACCTTGCGCCCCTGCAGGCCCAGGGCGTGGACACCTTGGTGCTGGGATGCACGCACTACCCGCTGCTTACCGGTATCATCCAGCTCGCCATGGGCGAAAACGTGTCCCTGGTGGCCTCCTCAGAGGAGACCACGAAGGACGTCATGCGCCTTCTTACGGAAACGGACATGCTCGCCCCCGAGGGCAACCAGCCGGTCCATTCCTTCGAATCCACCGGCGATCCAGAGGTCTTCGCCCAGCTGGCCACGCGCTTTTTGGGCCCGCAGATCGGCTAA